A region of Vanessa atalanta chromosome W unlocalized genomic scaffold, ilVanAtal1.2 SUPER_W_unloc_1, whole genome shotgun sequence DNA encodes the following proteins:
- the LOC125076338 gene encoding uncharacterized protein LOC125076338, whose protein sequence is MAASPDPTLLQWLVTTNDVKQLWAAQPTFLISQAVYTLAGVITLIHAFSKGGRWPYFWLGTVLHGIYADNFWHFVLPQYDNFWHSQAPIVFLGARLPLHIILLYPAFIYHAAYAVHKLNLPRYAQPFAVGLITVLIDIPYDIVAVKFVHWTWHDTDPNIFDRHYWVPWNSYYFHCTFASSFYFFFDSSRRWLAPRVAQWSSATKGVEWKSLLIATLLGMPGGVLLFIPIYHSLHDVYKIHSEVTFSLLFSIYFVIVVLGLLSDREKNKDKLTKIDYVLILQLAVHYVIYWVFVVFFNPEKEWSTGLHEPVGPCNEVALLTSPFGQSLRI, encoded by the exons atggcggccagtcctgatcctacattgctgcaatggttggtaactacaaacgacgttaaacaattatgggcagctcaaccgacttttttgatctcacaggcggtctacacccttgcgggtgttataactttgatacacgcattcagcaagggtgggcggtggccttatttttggctcgggaccgtactgcatggaatttatgcggacaatttctggcattttgttcttccccaatatgacaacttctggcattcgcaggcgcctatcgtgttcctcggtgctcgtctgcccttacacatcattctgttatatccagcattcatttatcatgccgcatatgcagtgcataaactgaatttaccaaggtatgcgcaaccgtttgccgtgggcttgataacagtgttaattgatattccatatgatatagtagctgttaaattcgtacattggacatggcacgacacggacccgaatatcttcgatcgtcactattgggtgccttggaattcctattatttccattgcacatttgcatctagtttctacttcttcttcgactcgagtagaaggtggctggcgcctcgagtggcgcaatggtcatccgctacaaaaggagtcgaatggaagtctttgttgatagcgacactattgggcatgcctggtggtgttctattgtttattcctatttatcattcacttcatgacgtgtacaaaatacactctgaagttactttctctctattattctctatttatttcgtcatcgtcgtgttaggccttcttagtgaccgtgagaagaataaagacaagctaacgaagatcgattatgtattgatattacaaCTTGCCGTtcactatgtaatttattgggtgtttgtggtgtttTTCAACCCTGAGAAGGAATGGTCTACAGGCTTACACGAGCCGGTCGGCCCTTGTAATGAAGTGGCTTTGTTAACGTCACCCTTTGGACAGTCTTT GCGCATCTAA